The stretch of DNA CTAACTCCAGAACCCGGTAGCTATGTTCTCAGAGACATGCAGCCATTTAAAAGATGGCAATGGATGCCAAAAAACAACAGATGCCATTGAAAGGAACCTGCAAAAATGGGGTTAAATGACTGCACACTCCGGAAAAAGGGAACCGAGTAGCTGGATgatggatgatgatgatgaagaccTGTTAATGGAACCTAAAAAAGACTACTGTGCAACACTAAGCATAAGAAGCTTCCTGTATGATGTGATCCTGGCCTAAATTGCAGTGTGTGAGATTAATCCTTCCATCTTTATGAGAGGATGTCACACCTCCAGAGAAGCTCTACAAGCATGTCAACGGTGCCACTGTTAATTGCATTGCAGTGCTGGATGTTCAATCCCAAAAGGGTCCTACCCAATTTTCTCAAGGCGGGTAAGCTCCTGTCTGAGACCAAAGCGCAACCTGACAAAGAGAGAATTTGCAGATTAATCTGTTGGGCATTTGCCAGGGCTGCTATCCCAGCATCTGTGATTGAGCACTTGGAGACATCAAGATCGCATAGCAATGCACAGTTTTCAGCAATTGCCATCAAGCTAGCATCACTGATGTTTTTACAACCATCAAGGTTTAGGTTCTCAAGAGTCCAACCATGAAGATTGGCCAAGGATGAAACTACTTTGTCTGTGACGTTTGTGCAGCCACTGAGATTCACTTTAACCAAACCAGCCTCAGAACTCTCTAGCAGTGGAACAACCCCGGCATCGGTCACTCCATCTAGTCCACTCAGTTCAACATGCTGAAGCTTAGGGCACAGCTTTCCCAGTACAGAGAGGGAGGCGTCGCCAAATCCAGGGCAGTTGGAGATGGTCAATGACCTAAGTGATTCACAAGGAGATATGGTGGGCAGCACCAAGTTCAGGTCTTTGATTCCGTAGCACCTCACCAACGAGAGTGACTTCAATTTTGCACCACAGTTAAAAAGGACACCAAAAAACCCAAATTGGGTGATTCTGTGGCACTCTTCCAATCGAAGGCTCTCGAGTGATGAAGCAGCCTTAGCAAACGAAATCAACCCATTGTCTGACAGAAAGGCACACTTGTGAAGGTGTGCAATTTTCAGATTTGGGCAACCCTTTCCCACAGCTTCAAGTCCAATATCAGTTACTCCCCTGCATGATGAAACTGTGAGTGACTTCAGCTTCTGCAACCCACTACCGTTTCCCATTACCCAGAACCCCTTCTCGCTGACATTTGGGAGGCAATTAAGGACAAGATCAGTAACAGACTTCCCATAATGTCCAATAACGGCTAGAGAGAGATCTGACACAGACAGTGCTTGGAGCTTCACCTTTGTCAGAACCAAAGAACTTGAGAACAATCCAGCAATTCCCTGATCGCTAACACCTGTGCAGTCCTTGATGGTTACGGATCTTAGGTTGGGGCAGAACTTGCCAATAGCTCGCAGACCTTCATTACCAACATTAGGGCATGATTCCAAAGAAAGCTCAGTCAGATTCTGGCAGTTCTTTGCAATTGCAACCAAAGCCTTATCAGTAACAGCAGGGCACTTGCAAAGGTCGAGCTTTTCTAGCTGGTGACAACCGTTAGCAATCTCGGTTAGGCCTTCGTCACCAACGTTAGAAACGTTCCATAGAGAAAAAGACTTCAAAGAAGGGCATCCATGAGCAACTGCTCTGAGACCAAGACTAGTCACCCCGCGGCACATGTTGCTTCCTCGGATGGAAAGCTTCCCCAATCCTCCGCGAGATGCAGTTCCAACAGCTATGGCAGCCAGTCTAACATCCGTGGCCTTCTTTCCTTCCAAGCTCCGAGAGAGGTATCCCTCACCTCCAAATTCTACATCATCACCATCCTTTTCGATGTTTTCTGCGCTGGTGTTTTTCTTGGCACAGATTTCATCTTTGCAAATACTGCTCAGAAGCATAAGCCAGCGCTTGGAAACGCAAGCACATGCACTCCTGTCCTCGCCAGCGGGCAACCTTCTGAAGATCTCAAAGAGACACTCATCTGGTAAGCCTTCAATAGAGGTTTTTTGCTTTTGCTCAAACCATTCTCCATCCAAAACGAACGGAGCGTTGACGCGTGATCTCTTCCTAGGAGGAAAGTACACATCAACTTGAGGGCCAAGGGGAAGGAAGAAACTTGCTTCCTTGGGGTTGGCGTATATTGATCCCCCAGGGCAAAAGTCATCACCTCCTGAGAACACAAATGAATGCACAAACTCAGCAAAGCACAAATTTCATCATATAAACAAAGCCAAACATGCTGATTCAACCACTAAATCAACATAATTCCCGTTTATCCTTtgaaaacaaaaccaaacaaaCGACAACAAAAAGAACCATCGGTTGAACATACTACAAAACATGATCCAAAGttccaacaaaaaaaatccTTCAAACAATTTCATACCCGGATTAATTACCTCAATCTCTAATCAACGATTAAACTACGAATATGTTTACGTCTCCTATCAGATTCTCTAAGCAATCAAAAGTCTACAACTTTTACCCAACGCAACCACGTGATCATCCATGGCCcgtaacaaattaacaaaaactaaGACCAACCCATTAAATTTTATCCC from Vigna unguiculata cultivar IT97K-499-35 chromosome 8, ASM411807v1, whole genome shotgun sequence encodes:
- the LOC114195287 gene encoding EIN3-binding F-box protein 1: MSKVLGFSGGDDFCPGGSIYANPKEASFFLPLGPQVDVYFPPRKRSRVNAPFVLDGEWFEQKQKTSIEGLPDECLFEIFRRLPAGEDRSACACVSKRWLMLLSSICKDEICAKKNTSAENIEKDGDDVEFGGEGYLSRSLEGKKATDVRLAAIAVGTASRGGLGKLSIRGSNMCRGVTSLGLRAVAHGCPSLKSFSLWNVSNVGDEGLTEIANGCHQLEKLDLCKCPAVTDKALVAIAKNCQNLTELSLESCPNVGNEGLRAIGKFCPNLRSVTIKDCTGVSDQGIAGLFSSSLVLTKVKLQALSVSDLSLAVIGHYGKSVTDLVLNCLPNVSEKGFWVMGNGSGLQKLKSLTVSSCRGVTDIGLEAVGKGCPNLKIAHLHKCAFLSDNGLISFAKAASSLESLRLEECHRITQFGFFGVLFNCGAKLKSLSLVRCYGIKDLNLVLPTISPCESLRSLTISNCPGFGDASLSVLGKLCPKLQHVELSGLDGVTDAGVVPLLESSEAGLVKVNLSGCTNVTDKVVSSLANLHGWTLENLNLDGCKNISDASLMAIAENCALLCDLDVSKCSITDAGIAALANAQQINLQILSLSGCALVSDRSLPALRKLGRTLLGLNIQHCNAINSGTVDMLVELLWRCDILS